Proteins from one Crocosphaera sp. UHCC 0190 genomic window:
- a CDS encoding DUF4388 domain-containing protein, translating into MAITGYLSEFSLPEIFQFLEQGQKTGRLTLRPLSSNTSQKTYYIWLRQGRIIAASNRLDNQGLLSLIVQRGWMNAQAATKLTESHLQGNPLGLFLKSHNLIQAEQLKLLFYVQVMQQICALFALADAQFEFDSHGILPMIETTGLSSPGAEVSLAGLRALKDWSALRDKLPDSSSSLTSIVKNKPHLHLNQLEWQVWEFTDDHYSLKAVAEQLRLPIEKVQQIAFRLMVVNLVEELPMVTANFASESDVMENESLGTNANGLSQEFLQNLMGFLQVKAS; encoded by the coding sequence ATGGCAATTACTGGATATTTATCAGAATTTTCTCTCCCAGAAATTTTTCAATTTTTAGAACAGGGACAAAAAACCGGAAGATTGACGTTACGCCCCTTATCTTCCAATACTTCCCAGAAAACCTACTATATTTGGTTACGTCAAGGGCGAATTATTGCAGCGAGTAACCGTTTAGATAATCAAGGGTTATTATCCTTAATTGTGCAACGGGGTTGGATGAATGCTCAAGCAGCGACTAAACTAACAGAAAGTCATCTACAAGGAAACCCATTAGGATTATTTTTAAAGTCCCACAATTTAATCCAAGCAGAGCAACTAAAACTCTTATTTTATGTCCAGGTAATGCAGCAAATTTGTGCTTTATTTGCTCTTGCTGATGCTCAATTTGAATTTGATTCTCATGGTATTTTACCCATGATAGAAACCACTGGCTTAAGTAGTCCAGGAGCCGAGGTAAGTTTGGCTGGTTTACGGGCCTTAAAAGATTGGTCGGCCTTAAGGGATAAATTACCTGATTCTTCCTCTTCTTTAACCAGTATCGTTAAAAATAAACCCCATTTACATCTTAATCAATTAGAATGGCAAGTCTGGGAATTTACCGATGATCATTATTCCTTGAAAGCTGTTGCTGAACAATTACGATTACCTATCGAAAAAGTACAACAGATTGCCTTTCGTTTAATGGTGGTTAATTTAGTAGAAGAATTGCCAATGGTTACGGCTAATTTTGCTTCTGAGTCTGATGTTATGGAGAATGAAAGCCTGGGAACCAATGCTAATGGTTTAAGTCAAGAATTCCTGCAAAATTTAATGGGATTTTTGCAAGTAAAAGCCTCATAA
- a CDS encoding GTP-binding protein, with the protein MEVMRLVVTGPVGAGKSTFIRSVSEITPVDTDRIATDETQLIKQKTTVAFDFGRLQFSPQMALHLYGTPGQSRFDFMWDILICKAHAYMILVAAHRPSEFRYARRIINFMNQRAKIPMIIGLTHTDCPGAWFPENVAIALGYPDKNDCPIIINVNANEQSSVAQAVMVLVKELMQKCLV; encoded by the coding sequence ATGGAAGTTATGCGTTTGGTGGTAACTGGCCCTGTAGGGGCGGGCAAGTCAACATTTATTCGCTCTGTGAGTGAAATAACACCAGTTGATACGGATCGAATTGCCACTGATGAAACCCAATTAATCAAGCAAAAAACAACCGTTGCTTTTGATTTTGGGCGTTTACAATTTAGTCCTCAAATGGCCTTACATCTTTATGGAACACCAGGACAATCGCGCTTTGATTTTATGTGGGATATTTTAATCTGTAAAGCCCATGCCTATATGATTTTAGTCGCGGCTCATCGTCCCAGTGAATTTCGTTATGCCAGACGGATTATTAACTTTATGAATCAACGGGCAAAAATCCCCATGATTATTGGCTTAACTCATACAGATTGTCCTGGGGCTTGGTTTCCTGAAAATGTTGCCATTGCATTAGGATATCCTGATAAAAATGACTGTCCTATTATAATTAATGTTAATGCCAATGAACAGAGTTCTGTGGCTCAAGCAGTTATGGTTTTAGTGAAAGAATTAATGCAGAAATGTCTGGTTTAA
- a CDS encoding roadblock/LC7 domain-containing protein, whose translation MAINVDKLNHILQNFVSATNDVQGAALVTPDGLSLASTLPVNMDEERVSAMSAAMLSLGERIGGELSRGSIDRIYVEGNDGYGVLSSCGSDAVFLVLASKAVKQGILFLEIKTALSELKLVMT comes from the coding sequence ATGGCCATTAATGTTGATAAACTTAACCACATTCTACAAAACTTTGTTTCTGCGACAAATGATGTTCAAGGAGCAGCTTTAGTTACCCCTGATGGTTTATCTCTCGCTTCAACCTTACCTGTAAATATGGATGAAGAACGGGTATCTGCTATGTCTGCAGCGATGCTTTCTTTAGGAGAAAGAATTGGTGGAGAATTATCAAGAGGTAGTATTGACCGAATTTATGTTGAAGGCAATGATGGTTATGGAGTCTTAAGTAGCTGTGGTTCTGATGCTGTATTTTTGGTCTTAGCCAGTAAAGCCGTTAAACAAGGCATCCTGTTTCTAGAAATTAAGACTGCTCTCAGTGAACTAAAATTAGTGATGACTTAA
- a CDS encoding protoglobin domain-containing protein has product MSLNPQEFMAKMEARMVFSNEDKAILKAGEDWGKKVAEEMADHFYNYLGRDPEMNAIINAKEGRIHRLRETFVQWFLEMFTGIDEWGNSYADRRWRIGLVHVQIGIGPQHVVPAMATVVRAVGDKLQAEGKNDDLRNALGKICMIDLAFIEQAYVEVSSSAVLKETGWTEGLFRRLISTGAGQHATA; this is encoded by the coding sequence ATGTCCTTAAATCCACAAGAATTCATGGCAAAGATGGAAGCCAGAATGGTTTTCAGTAATGAAGATAAAGCTATACTGAAAGCAGGAGAAGACTGGGGCAAAAAAGTCGCGGAAGAAATGGCCGATCACTTCTATAATTATCTCGGACGTGATCCAGAAATGAATGCCATTATTAATGCAAAAGAAGGGCGTATACATCGCTTACGGGAAACCTTTGTTCAGTGGTTTCTAGAAATGTTTACAGGTATTGATGAATGGGGTAATTCTTATGCAGATCGTCGCTGGCGAATTGGTCTAGTTCATGTGCAAATTGGCATCGGGCCACAGCACGTTGTTCCTGCGATGGCTACCGTTGTGCGAGCCGTAGGTGACAAGCTACAAGCAGAAGGAAAAAATGATGATTTAAGAAATGCTTTAGGCAAAATTTGTATGATTGATTTAGCCTTTATTGAGCAAGCTTATGTTGAAGTTTCTTCCAGTGCTGTTCTCAAAGAAACAGGTTGGACGGAGGGCTTATTCCGTCGCTTAATTTCTACGGGTGCAGGGCAACACGCCACAGCATAA
- the dacB gene encoding D-alanyl-D-alanine carboxypeptidase/D-alanyl-D-alanine-endopeptidase, which yields MNSLFFQLIFFRQFCSLWSLLLILLTAQFSQISLAFENNNSASKLIPQKSSEKFCKAHLKTRIDQLIEEEIVKRSPWGILVKTLDNNETLYEINSQKFFIPASNIKLFTTAAALVKFGPDFQINTPIYAQGTAPNLRVLKLVGNGDPTLQTEQLKQLATTLKKQGIRRIEQLIVEDNQRNITPINLTWEWEDIQFYYATAVNRLILNENTVTLTLTPQEIDEPLQLEWSDLIAGQQWQINNQTLTASQNTPYSITIQRNFAQPLLTITGKLAINSQPDTFGLAVVDPADYFLDSLQNALETEEIIITKSSIITQTDTEEKSRKLTTIKSPSLATIITKANENSNNLYAESLLNLFASNTSEITPIENLQETLKTLGLEPELYQLKDGSGLSRHNLATPEAFVTLLSLILKTSEGDIYRNSLPVAGKSGTLKKRFQDTIIEGRMAAKTGTLSGISALSGYLDPPNYSPLVFSILVNQSNLSPSQLREVIDQIVLTLGELKRC from the coding sequence ATGAATTCTTTGTTTTTTCAGTTAATTTTTTTTCGACAATTTTGCTCTTTATGGAGTCTTTTATTGATCTTATTAACGGCTCAGTTTTCTCAAATCTCTCTGGCTTTTGAAAACAATAATTCAGCCTCAAAATTAATTCCTCAAAAGTCCTCTGAAAAATTTTGTAAAGCTCATTTAAAAACAAGAATTGATCAGCTTATTGAAGAGGAAATCGTCAAGCGATCGCCTTGGGGAATTCTTGTCAAAACTTTAGACAATAATGAAACATTATATGAGATAAATTCGCAAAAGTTTTTTATTCCTGCTTCTAATATAAAGCTTTTCACCACTGCAGCAGCTTTAGTGAAGTTTGGCCCTGACTTTCAGATTAACACACCAATTTATGCCCAAGGAACTGCCCCTAATTTAAGGGTTTTAAAATTAGTTGGAAACGGTGATCCGACTTTACAAACGGAACAATTAAAGCAGTTAGCAACTACCTTAAAAAAGCAAGGAATTAGGCGAATTGAGCAATTAATTGTGGAAGATAATCAGCGCAATATTACCCCCATTAATTTAACTTGGGAATGGGAAGATATTCAATTCTATTATGCCACAGCAGTTAACCGTTTAATCCTGAATGAAAATACAGTTACTTTAACTTTAACACCTCAAGAAATTGATGAACCTTTACAATTAGAATGGTCAGATTTAATTGCGGGACAACAATGGCAAATAAATAATCAAACTTTAACCGCTTCTCAAAACACCCCTTATTCGATTACAATTCAGAGAAATTTTGCTCAACCCTTATTAACAATTACAGGAAAATTAGCAATTAATTCTCAACCCGATACCTTCGGTTTAGCGGTTGTTGATCCGGCAGATTATTTTTTAGATTCTCTACAAAATGCCTTAGAAACAGAAGAAATTATCATCACTAAATCATCAATAATCACTCAAACTGATACAGAGGAAAAATCAAGGAAATTAACAACAATTAAATCTCCATCATTAGCCACTATCATCACAAAAGCCAATGAAAATAGTAACAATTTGTATGCAGAAAGTTTACTCAATCTTTTTGCCTCTAATACCTCAGAAATAACCCCGATAGAAAACCTCCAAGAAACCTTAAAAACCCTAGGATTAGAGCCGGAGCTTTATCAACTCAAAGACGGATCGGGATTATCTCGTCATAACTTAGCAACTCCAGAAGCATTTGTCACCCTTTTATCCTTGATACTTAAAACATCAGAAGGGGATATCTACCGTAATTCTTTACCTGTGGCCGGAAAAAGCGGAACCCTAAAGAAGCGTTTTCAAGATACCATAATTGAGGGGAGAATGGCAGCAAAAACAGGAACCCTTTCCGGTATTTCAGCTTTATCAGGTTATCTTGATCCCCCAAACTATTCCCCCCTAGTATTTAGTATTTTGGTCAATCAATCAAACCTATCACCCTCGCAATTACGAGAAGTGATCGATCAGATTGTTTTAACATTAGGGGAGCTTAAACGCTGTTAA
- the gor gene encoding glutathione-disulfide reductase translates to MTYDYDLFVIGGGSGGIATARRAAEYGAKVGLAEVDRLGGTCVNKGCIPKKLMVYTSHFPSLFQEAQGYGWSPVKSTLDWDKMVTSVNQEVERLNGIYQRMLDNSKVELYRDYGKLLDPHTIVVGEKQITADKILIAVGGHPVRPNIPGIEHTIISDQMFTLPEQPKRIVIWGGGYIGVEFACIMHGLGSDVIQVIRRDKILRGFDEDLQATIQESMEQHGIHILKNCEITSIEQTSQGLKIALQGEQNTEMVLADTIGLAATGRKPNIENLGLEKAGVEVKNGAIAVDKYSCTSQPNIYAVGDCTDRINLTPVAINEGRAFADTEFGGKPRLMSHENVPSAVFSYPEAATVGLTEAEAKEQYGENAIKVYRSKFRPMYYVLPDKQEKTLMKLVVHQESDQVLGAHMVGDHAAEIIQGVAIAVKMGAKKADFDATVGIHPSSAEEFVTMR, encoded by the coding sequence ATGACTTATGATTATGACCTATTTGTGATTGGTGGGGGTTCAGGGGGAATTGCTACCGCCAGACGCGCCGCAGAATATGGGGCTAAAGTAGGATTAGCAGAAGTTGATCGCTTAGGGGGAACTTGTGTTAACAAAGGCTGTATTCCCAAAAAATTAATGGTCTATACTTCTCATTTTCCTTCTCTTTTTCAAGAGGCTCAAGGTTACGGTTGGAGTCCAGTCAAAAGTACCTTAGATTGGGATAAAATGGTAACATCTGTTAATCAAGAAGTAGAACGTCTTAATGGAATTTATCAGCGAATGTTAGATAATTCCAAAGTAGAACTTTATCGGGACTATGGAAAGTTACTTGATCCCCATACCATTGTAGTAGGCGAGAAACAAATTACGGCTGACAAAATTTTAATTGCTGTTGGGGGTCATCCCGTAAGACCAAATATTCCAGGGATCGAACATACAATTATTTCCGATCAAATGTTTACCCTTCCCGAACAACCAAAACGGATTGTAATTTGGGGAGGGGGATATATTGGAGTAGAATTTGCCTGCATTATGCACGGGTTAGGTTCAGATGTGATTCAAGTGATCCGCCGCGATAAAATTTTAAGAGGATTTGATGAAGATCTGCAAGCCACCATCCAAGAATCAATGGAACAACATGGTATTCATATTCTCAAAAACTGTGAAATTACATCCATTGAACAAACATCTCAAGGCTTAAAAATTGCCTTACAAGGGGAACAAAATACGGAGATGGTGTTAGCAGATACCATTGGTTTAGCCGCAACCGGAAGAAAACCTAATATAGAGAATTTGGGCTTAGAAAAGGCGGGGGTTGAAGTCAAAAATGGAGCGATCGCCGTTGACAAATATAGCTGCACCAGTCAACCGAATATTTATGCCGTGGGAGACTGTACCGATCGCATTAATTTGACCCCTGTGGCCATCAATGAAGGGCGGGCCTTTGCCGATACCGAATTTGGCGGAAAACCCCGTTTAATGAGTCATGAAAACGTTCCTTCCGCCGTGTTTAGTTACCCCGAAGCGGCCACCGTTGGCTTGACAGAAGCAGAAGCTAAAGAACAATATGGGGAAAATGCCATCAAAGTGTATCGCAGTAAATTCCGTCCCATGTACTATGTGTTACCAGATAAGCAAGAAAAAACCTTAATGAAACTGGTGGTACATCAAGAAAGCGATCAGGTTTTAGGGGCCCACATGGTAGGAGATCATGCCGCAGAAATTATTCAAGGAGTGGCGATCGCCGTGAAAATGGGGGCGAAAAAAGCCGATTTTGATGCTACCGTTGGCATTCATCCTAGTTCTGCCGAAGAATTCGTAACCATGCGTTAG
- a CDS encoding NUDIX hydrolase — MNNQPHWHVLERFIEINTPWLTLIGEKLQDERQQVLDYWRVEKADSVVIVTIQNAQFLLPTPSYRPGVKQATLDFPGGRVPSSSTPTAAVPEILYRELGILNSDIIDLTPLNQTGWAINSSFSNQKLYGFVAEISPHTVINGDRLTGTYPTTSEGVTQLLKALTCLQCRALLWEWFGHRLSKNRGVYLTTRKNPPPEPNF; from the coding sequence ATGAATAATCAGCCCCATTGGCACGTCCTAGAACGTTTTATCGAAATTAATACGCCTTGGCTAACTTTAATCGGTGAAAAATTGCAAGATGAACGGCAACAAGTGTTAGATTATTGGCGAGTCGAAAAGGCTGATTCCGTCGTCATTGTTACGATTCAAAATGCCCAGTTTCTCTTACCCACTCCCTCCTATCGTCCTGGTGTTAAACAGGCAACTCTTGATTTTCCTGGGGGAAGAGTCCCTTCTTCTTCTACTCCCACTGCTGCTGTACCAGAAATTCTCTACCGAGAACTGGGAATACTTAACTCAGATATTATCGACTTAACGCCCCTTAATCAAACGGGTTGGGCCATTAATAGTTCTTTTTCTAATCAAAAACTTTATGGTTTTGTTGCAGAAATTTCGCCCCATACCGTTATTAATGGCGATCGCTTGACAGGGACTTATCCAACCACCTCAGAAGGGGTCACTCAGCTATTGAAGGCTCTAACTTGCCTTCAATGTCGCGCTTTGTTATGGGAATGGTTCGGCCATCGCCTTTCTAAGAATCGGGGGGTTTATCTCACCACGAGAAAAAACCCGCCCCCGGAGCCGAATTTCTAA
- the grpE gene encoding nucleotide exchange factor GrpE — translation MTDEQQQLETPIETPLEESVKGTESREEAETPTETALEVEVETVTAEGTQEETKPEQVIVALTEQIEALQQKLKEQAEQFEVLKSSHIRLTAEFDNYRKRTAKEKQELETQVKCKTIGELLSVVDNFERARNQITPANDGEATIHKSYQSVYKNLVDSLKRLGVGPMRPEGQLFDPLYHEAMLREYTNEYPEGTIIEELVRGYLLGEQVLRHAMVKVAAPKPVEEEETSPSLTEPESGD, via the coding sequence ATGACGGACGAGCAACAACAACTAGAAACCCCCATAGAAACCCCCCTAGAAGAGTCAGTGAAGGGGACAGAGTCCAGAGAGGAAGCTGAAACCCCAACGGAGACAGCCCTTGAGGTAGAAGTGGAAACAGTCACGGCAGAAGGGACTCAAGAAGAAACTAAACCGGAGCAAGTAATTGTCGCCCTAACCGAACAAATTGAGGCCCTTCAGCAAAAACTCAAAGAACAGGCCGAACAATTTGAGGTACTTAAAAGCAGTCATATTCGGTTAACCGCCGAATTTGATAATTACCGCAAACGCACCGCCAAAGAAAAGCAAGAATTAGAAACCCAAGTCAAATGTAAAACCATTGGGGAACTCTTATCCGTTGTCGATAACTTTGAACGGGCCCGTAACCAAATTACCCCGGCCAACGATGGAGAAGCAACCATTCACAAAAGTTATCAAAGCGTTTACAAAAATCTTGTCGATAGTCTCAAACGGTTAGGGGTTGGCCCGATGCGTCCCGAAGGTCAACTTTTTGATCCCCTCTATCATGAGGCTATGTTACGGGAATACACCAATGAGTACCCAGAAGGAACCATTATCGAAGAATTGGTGCGAGGTTATCTGCTAGGAGAACAGGTGTTGCGCCATGCTATGGTGAAAGTTGCTGCTCCGAAACCGGTTGAAGAAGAAGAAACTTCCCCAAGTCTTACTGAACCAGAATCAGGGGATTAA